In Novosphingobium sp. P6W, a genomic segment contains:
- a CDS encoding TIGR03032 family protein: MTDTALHADPSRSESPAPNEAEMDAIESTTGSPSAPGADAPSLAPGATNITVSRGFNAWLRTHRLSLAFTSYQTGQLFLVGSHANGTVSFNQQSFSRAMGVCWRPGRLYLGSLSQLWRLENMLRPGELGNKAFDAVLVPRNAQTIGDVDIHEVGVDREGRVIFVNTKYSCLATLDLTHSFKPIWKPAFISKLAPEDRCHLNGMAMTDGEVRYVTAVSRSDVLSGWRERRHEGGVLIDVRDDRIVTDQLSMPHSPRVVGDQVYVLDSGRGQIVRIDTASGEKKDIAFCPGFLRGMAIHHEHAIVTVSKPRDGTFKGLLLDGELKKRDADAWCGVLIVNLSTGDIVEWVRLEGHITEMFDVAALPGVICPMSVGPQTQEIQSTITFDAL; the protein is encoded by the coding sequence ATGACCGACACTGCCCTCCACGCAGATCCATCGCGTTCTGAATCCCCTGCACCCAATGAAGCTGAAATGGACGCAATCGAAAGCACTACGGGCAGCCCGTCCGCTCCTGGAGCCGACGCGCCAAGCCTGGCACCAGGCGCGACCAACATCACCGTTTCACGCGGATTCAACGCTTGGCTGCGAACCCATCGGCTTAGCCTCGCCTTCACCTCGTACCAGACCGGGCAACTGTTCCTCGTAGGTTCGCATGCCAACGGTACCGTTTCGTTCAATCAGCAAAGCTTCAGCCGGGCCATGGGCGTGTGTTGGCGGCCGGGACGGCTCTATCTTGGCTCGCTCTCGCAGCTGTGGCGACTGGAGAATATGCTGCGGCCCGGCGAACTGGGCAACAAGGCCTTCGACGCCGTCCTGGTCCCGCGAAACGCGCAAACAATCGGCGACGTCGATATCCATGAGGTCGGCGTGGACCGGGAAGGCCGGGTGATCTTCGTCAACACGAAATACAGCTGCCTCGCGACCCTGGACCTCACGCATAGCTTCAAGCCGATCTGGAAGCCGGCATTCATATCGAAATTGGCGCCGGAGGACCGTTGTCACCTCAACGGCATGGCCATGACCGACGGTGAAGTCCGCTACGTGACCGCCGTCAGCCGGTCCGACGTGCTCAGCGGATGGCGCGAGCGCAGGCACGAAGGCGGCGTACTGATCGACGTCCGCGATGACCGGATCGTCACTGACCAACTTTCCATGCCGCACAGTCCGCGTGTGGTCGGCGACCAAGTGTACGTACTCGACAGCGGTCGGGGCCAGATCGTGCGCATCGACACCGCCAGCGGCGAGAAGAAAGACATAGCGTTCTGTCCCGGATTTCTGCGGGGGATGGCGATCCACCATGAGCATGCGATCGTCACGGTTTCCAAGCCGCGGGATGGTACGTTCAAAGGCTTGCTACTCGACGGTGAACTGAAGAAGCGGGACGCCGATGCCTGGTGCGGGGTCCTGATCGTTAACCTGTCCACCGGCGACATCGTCGAATGGGTAAGGCTCGAGGGCCACATTACCGAAATGTTCGACGTCGCCGCACTACCGGGCGTCATCTGCCCCATGTCGGTCGGCCCTCAGACGCAAGAAATTCAGAGCACGATCACGTTCGACGCTCTGTAG
- a CDS encoding outer membrane autotransporter, which yields MQDNRVYTSLKSVRPFRSRPYRNALGLGTCLTGAAAALLLGAAPAAAAPSCGLLTLTAVTCPSSASYPGGIHYAVSAGETTQDLTVHLGDGVSVETGDDYVNGVTVTNFSGGAASVIADGVSTVTTHGTGSIGVAGNTDAGDLTIHIGDVFTAGSEAHGIVAGSVSGAVDVKVGSVKTSGDLSDGVHATGYSGPINVSAGNAETSGLYSRGIYGLSTQGSLTIDAGSVTTHGDYSVGIAAQAGQRPIFDEETGVPSLGTPVDLTVHAHSVHTSGYASDGIIATNFTMGDTHVSAGDITTTGDNSWGAYAGGFGSVALSGEAIETSGFNAVGLGAVSFYGDINISAGNVTTHGEFATGINALAYGANARLTINAGSVTTNGDRAAGIYAAGSSGILGEDHKFTVNADSVTTNGTDTAGVVVKAGGDVAVNLGTVTVNGDRSRGVFIRTSDGDMTLSIGSIVTKGAVAFGRDAVGLSIGSGFGKVDAGIGSISTAGDHSAAILSTGLYSDQAFTISGALTTTGQNSAGFQSFLQYGSLNLEVGTISTSGDDSPGVYAVAYGADTTIKAGQVSTGGSNSAGIKVTGISTDGLSHQIAIDTGSVTTKGDQSSGIDVLALGNDASIHAGAITTAGAYASGIKVTAVRGYGDHGFFGGDVTVDAGTVLTTGDNASGIETVSDGATTIKVGSVATSGANSAGIHAYGYGDITIDAGSVTTSGYRSDGIYANNNVGGLSGGITITADDVHTTGEGSAGIRAAAYQGNTSINAGQVTTAGDGADAVYGWSYYGNVDIDVGSVATSGKGTRGVVAYSGGTTTINVGDVTTTGANVDRAFLGTGIKAVGAAVHVTAGSVSTLADYSAAIYANSNFVHDNGQAEHDISVSAGTLTTEGFGSDGVDAINIGTDGNNAITVGNISTRGDYAFGVYSYAVFGANTVTVGDIATRGKVGRGIDATSVYGDVTVTGNTITTKGDYAYGVLAKTGGAQLSTGQTLAVSVGDIATDGFGSDGIRALSQGRQMNTVINVGTVKTGGDLAYGINAYTSGTGNAISITAGSVDTGGKEAVGIQAVNLSVAGDVAIDVGSVATHGDVSSAIFSFAYDGDISINAGTVAGGAIRASSLYGDVNVVAGSVSSDHYNSTGIAVSGENISVKVDKVEETGTLGVGILALGGKTVSVNAGEILTTTDGGFGVIAEGTDVTVNVGKVKTTGFTGTGVYAAVFGSGNHGDITVTNSLTTSGDLSDGIFGLSGGMIAVHNLGTLETSGEGSRGIVGFGMEGVTIDGSGTISTSGDFATGVLAQALGGTVSITQAAITTSGAKAGGVYAGVYGTNLDGSPVSGNIRIDLGSVATKGDLSDAIVAVNNAQGGAIDIKTGTVTTSGAGASGIVAIGYTGAIQITAGNVTTTGDLVPGQPIDEYHSTAPHFSHGIYAVGASVDINATGAVSTKGDFAAGIYAAALEGNVAIHANDVSTTGYKAVAVRGYSADGGVSVITSGDISTKGKNAYGVLAFGAGPIQVTNSGDISTSDKFAHGIYAIGGTATLSTVSVSNTGNISVNGEGTDAIRAISHGGDLNVTTAGSITAAGKYAAGVLAVVERKARGTDKVALAEDVTPNLTLDLGKVSVSGEGSVGVAAISYRGDVSIKAQSVDASKGGAGVSALAAGSIDIKVGDVSSGGRGIFANGYGHTEVSVTGSVIAPNHVAIEMNSSSEDTVLNIGKGAVVVGGGQHNPADDPYVGIGNAVILGSYTGVKLNNAGTIRNLGDGYTILMVDLGAGDDLYTVHGAGITNSGLIEGNVKMTAVGDTFVNTGRFTATKDSDFGAGRDVFTNSGILSVSSGTGSAARAAVAPVSITFKGLERFDNSGLVDLRGGAAGDTLTLTGDYFGSGKAQLGLDLGKGVADKLVIQGAATGSTGIVLNQRASDATLLTKPIELVKAGTGTAASAFHMDVPDVGLVHYSLAYNAGSFGLTAQAGAPVYRLARIGEGAQAVWDQSAQAWSSHMAQLRDDAQPGTHVWGQVYGGVSNRDASQSIDGTDYSLDYRQDFYGFQVGVDLGGSVEDASASVFGVTAGYISSRQNFEQGGDRAAFDTVNVGAYGSVKRGAFFANALGQYAHHSIDAHGRVLDWSDKTDGNSYGVQGEVGARLGSDKVFVEPLASLAWQKADIGGLDLLGQSVTFGNLDGLTGKLGARIGGTAKVFGTEAIFYARGTYVHQFDGKPAATLVSGGTSQDIEGRRMGDYGQAALGVTILSDGPVSGFIEGNAAFGSSTKGGGGRAGVRFQF from the coding sequence GTGCAAGACAACCGCGTTTACACGAGCCTCAAGTCTGTTCGTCCTTTCCGATCGCGACCGTATCGCAATGCCCTTGGGCTCGGCACCTGCCTGACGGGAGCCGCTGCCGCTCTACTCCTCGGCGCGGCACCGGCAGCCGCCGCGCCTTCCTGCGGCCTGCTGACACTGACGGCTGTTACCTGCCCATCGTCGGCCAGCTACCCTGGCGGCATTCATTACGCTGTTAGTGCGGGAGAGACCACGCAGGATCTGACGGTTCATCTCGGCGACGGCGTGTCGGTCGAAACCGGTGACGATTACGTTAACGGCGTCACAGTCACTAACTTCTCCGGCGGGGCGGCTTCCGTCATCGCGGATGGAGTCAGCACCGTTACCACCCATGGCACGGGTTCGATCGGCGTCGCAGGCAACACTGACGCAGGCGATCTCACGATCCACATCGGCGACGTCTTTACCGCAGGGAGCGAAGCGCACGGCATCGTTGCGGGTAGTGTCTCAGGCGCGGTCGATGTCAAGGTTGGCTCGGTGAAGACCAGCGGCGACCTCTCGGACGGCGTCCACGCAACTGGCTACAGCGGGCCTATCAACGTCTCTGCGGGCAATGCCGAAACCAGCGGGCTCTACTCGCGCGGCATTTACGGGTTGAGCACGCAGGGCAGTCTGACCATCGATGCAGGATCGGTCACCACGCACGGCGATTATTCGGTCGGCATCGCCGCGCAGGCGGGGCAGCGCCCAATCTTCGACGAGGAAACAGGCGTTCCCTCGCTCGGGACCCCCGTAGACCTCACGGTCCATGCGCACAGCGTGCACACCAGCGGCTATGCATCCGACGGCATCATCGCAACCAACTTCACGATGGGAGACACCCACGTTTCGGCAGGTGACATAACCACCACGGGAGACAACAGCTGGGGCGCCTATGCCGGCGGCTTTGGTAGCGTCGCTCTGTCGGGTGAAGCGATTGAGACCAGTGGTTTCAATGCCGTCGGCCTTGGCGCAGTGAGCTTCTACGGCGACATCAACATCAGCGCTGGAAACGTCACGACGCACGGCGAGTTCGCGACGGGTATTAATGCTCTCGCCTACGGCGCCAATGCCCGACTTACTATCAATGCAGGAAGTGTCACGACAAATGGCGACCGAGCGGCGGGCATCTATGCTGCGGGTTCCTCGGGCATCCTCGGTGAAGACCACAAATTCACGGTCAATGCCGATAGTGTAACGACCAACGGCACCGACACGGCAGGGGTCGTCGTAAAGGCCGGCGGTGACGTTGCGGTCAACCTTGGGACGGTGACCGTGAATGGGGACCGTTCGCGCGGTGTGTTCATTCGAACCAGCGACGGAGATATGACGCTTTCGATCGGCAGCATCGTTACGAAGGGGGCGGTCGCGTTCGGTCGCGACGCGGTGGGTCTGTCTATAGGGAGCGGCTTCGGGAAGGTGGATGCCGGGATCGGTTCCATCAGCACTGCGGGCGATCATTCCGCCGCAATCTTGTCGACGGGGTTATACTCGGATCAGGCTTTCACCATCAGTGGGGCTCTGACAACCACGGGCCAAAATTCCGCAGGTTTCCAGTCATTCCTCCAGTACGGCTCTCTCAATCTGGAAGTCGGAACCATCTCGACCTCCGGAGATGACAGCCCCGGCGTCTATGCCGTGGCCTATGGTGCAGACACGACGATCAAGGCCGGGCAGGTCTCGACCGGCGGGAGCAACTCTGCGGGCATCAAGGTCACGGGCATCAGCACCGACGGCCTCAGTCATCAGATCGCTATCGATACAGGCTCTGTCACGACGAAAGGTGACCAGTCCTCGGGCATTGATGTGCTCGCGCTTGGCAACGATGCAAGCATCCACGCAGGCGCCATAACCACCGCCGGTGCCTATGCGTCCGGGATCAAGGTCACTGCCGTGCGCGGCTACGGCGACCACGGCTTCTTCGGCGGCGACGTAACGGTAGATGCGGGCACGGTCCTTACCACCGGTGACAATGCCTCCGGCATCGAAACCGTCTCTGACGGCGCGACCACGATCAAGGTCGGCTCAGTGGCAACATCGGGTGCGAACTCGGCAGGTATCCACGCCTACGGCTATGGCGACATAACCATCGACGCCGGGTCTGTGACGACGTCCGGCTACCGATCTGACGGCATCTACGCGAACAACAACGTTGGTGGGCTTTCAGGCGGGATCACCATAACCGCCGACGATGTGCACACTACCGGAGAAGGCTCTGCGGGCATCCGCGCCGCCGCCTATCAGGGCAACACGTCGATCAATGCCGGCCAGGTGACCACCGCCGGCGACGGCGCAGATGCTGTCTACGGCTGGAGCTATTACGGCAACGTCGATATCGACGTCGGCTCGGTCGCTACCAGTGGCAAGGGCACGAGAGGCGTGGTCGCCTATTCCGGCGGCACAACCACGATTAATGTGGGAGACGTGACCACTACCGGCGCCAACGTCGATCGCGCTTTCCTTGGTACCGGGATCAAGGCAGTAGGAGCCGCAGTCCACGTCACCGCGGGCTCTGTGAGCACCTTGGCGGACTATTCCGCCGCGATCTATGCCAACTCTAACTTCGTCCACGACAACGGTCAGGCTGAGCATGATATCTCCGTATCAGCCGGTACACTGACGACCGAAGGGTTTGGCTCCGATGGCGTCGATGCGATCAACATCGGCACGGATGGTAACAATGCTATCACTGTCGGCAATATCAGCACACGCGGCGACTACGCATTCGGGGTATACTCTTACGCTGTGTTCGGGGCGAACACGGTCACGGTCGGCGACATCGCAACGCGAGGCAAAGTCGGCCGCGGCATCGATGCCACGAGCGTCTATGGCGATGTGACGGTCACGGGCAACACCATCACGACCAAGGGCGATTACGCCTACGGCGTGCTGGCCAAGACCGGGGGTGCTCAACTCTCGACCGGGCAAACCCTTGCAGTCAGCGTGGGAGACATCGCCACCGATGGCTTTGGTTCCGATGGTATCCGCGCTCTGAGCCAGGGCCGGCAGATGAACACGGTTATTAATGTTGGGACTGTCAAGACCGGCGGGGACCTCGCTTACGGTATCAACGCCTACACCAGTGGTACCGGCAACGCCATTTCCATCACCGCAGGGTCGGTCGATACCGGAGGAAAGGAAGCCGTCGGGATCCAGGCTGTCAATCTTTCGGTCGCAGGCGACGTAGCCATTGATGTCGGCAGCGTCGCAACCCACGGCGATGTCAGCTCAGCCATCTTCAGCTTTGCGTATGACGGCGACATCTCGATCAATGCAGGCACGGTGGCCGGGGGCGCGATCAGGGCATCGTCACTTTACGGCGACGTGAATGTTGTCGCCGGTTCCGTCAGTTCGGATCACTACAACAGCACCGGCATTGCCGTGAGCGGCGAGAATATTTCCGTGAAGGTGGACAAGGTCGAGGAGACCGGCACCCTCGGCGTTGGCATTCTTGCCCTCGGTGGGAAGACAGTCAGCGTCAATGCGGGCGAAATCCTCACAACCACCGATGGCGGCTTCGGGGTAATCGCTGAGGGAACCGACGTTACGGTGAACGTCGGAAAGGTGAAGACTACTGGCTTCACCGGCACGGGCGTCTACGCCGCCGTCTTCGGCAGTGGAAATCATGGTGACATCACCGTTACCAATTCGCTCACCACGTCCGGCGATCTTTCCGATGGCATCTTCGGGCTCTCGGGGGGGATGATCGCCGTACACAACCTGGGAACACTGGAGACCTCTGGCGAAGGCTCGCGCGGCATCGTTGGCTTCGGCATGGAGGGTGTGACGATCGATGGCTCCGGCACGATCTCGACGAGCGGTGATTTCGCCACGGGCGTACTTGCGCAGGCGCTGGGCGGCACTGTCTCGATCACGCAGGCCGCTATCACTACGAGTGGCGCCAAAGCCGGCGGCGTCTACGCGGGCGTCTATGGAACGAACCTCGATGGCAGTCCGGTCAGCGGCAACATCCGCATTGACCTGGGATCGGTTGCGACCAAGGGCGACCTCTCGGACGCGATCGTTGCCGTGAACAATGCGCAAGGCGGTGCAATCGACATCAAGACGGGCACGGTAACCACCAGCGGTGCGGGGGCCAGCGGTATCGTCGCAATCGGTTATACCGGAGCGATCCAGATTACCGCCGGCAATGTTACCACAACAGGCGACCTGGTGCCCGGTCAGCCCATCGATGAGTACCACTCAACCGCGCCTCACTTTAGCCACGGCATCTACGCGGTCGGGGCGAGCGTCGACATCAACGCCACCGGCGCGGTCTCGACCAAAGGAGACTTCGCTGCCGGCATCTACGCCGCCGCGCTCGAGGGTAACGTGGCTATCCATGCCAACGATGTCTCTACAACGGGCTACAAGGCAGTCGCGGTTCGCGGCTACTCTGCAGACGGCGGCGTATCGGTAATCACGTCCGGCGACATTTCGACCAAGGGCAAAAATGCCTACGGCGTGCTGGCATTTGGTGCTGGACCGATCCAGGTGACGAACAGCGGCGATATTTCTACGTCCGATAAATTTGCTCACGGAATCTACGCGATCGGCGGAACAGCAACGCTTTCAACCGTGTCGGTTTCCAATACCGGCAATATATCGGTGAATGGGGAGGGCACTGACGCGATCCGCGCGATCAGCCACGGCGGTGACTTGAATGTCACCACGGCAGGTTCGATCACAGCGGCGGGTAAATATGCAGCAGGCGTCCTTGCCGTAGTCGAGCGCAAGGCCCGCGGCACGGACAAGGTAGCGCTGGCGGAGGATGTTACCCCCAATCTCACTCTGGACCTTGGCAAGGTGTCCGTTTCTGGCGAAGGTTCGGTGGGCGTTGCCGCGATCAGCTATCGCGGGGATGTGTCTATCAAGGCCCAGAGTGTGGACGCCTCGAAGGGAGGCGCGGGCGTCTCGGCGCTGGCTGCCGGATCAATCGACATCAAGGTGGGCGACGTATCGTCTGGCGGCCGAGGCATCTTCGCCAATGGTTATGGCCATACCGAGGTGAGTGTTACCGGATCCGTCATAGCGCCCAACCACGTAGCGATCGAGATGAACTCGTCGAGCGAAGACACCGTGCTAAACATCGGCAAGGGCGCTGTCGTTGTCGGGGGTGGGCAGCACAATCCGGCTGACGATCCCTACGTTGGTATCGGCAACGCGGTGATCCTTGGGTCATACACGGGCGTGAAGCTCAACAATGCGGGCACCATCCGTAATCTGGGGGACGGCTACACGATCCTCATGGTCGACCTTGGGGCTGGCGATGACCTTTACACGGTCCATGGCGCCGGCATCACCAACTCGGGCCTGATCGAGGGTAACGTTAAAATGACTGCTGTGGGCGACACGTTCGTCAACACGGGTCGTTTCACGGCGACGAAGGACAGCGACTTCGGCGCTGGCCGGGACGTGTTCACCAACAGCGGTATCCTGAGTGTATCCAGCGGCACTGGGTCAGCGGCGCGTGCTGCAGTCGCGCCGGTTTCCATCACATTCAAGGGGCTCGAGCGGTTCGACAACAGCGGCCTCGTCGACCTGCGGGGCGGCGCTGCGGGCGATACCCTCACGCTGACCGGCGATTACTTCGGTTCGGGCAAGGCGCAGCTCGGCCTCGATCTGGGCAAGGGCGTCGCCGACAAGCTGGTGATCCAGGGCGCGGCGACCGGTTCGACCGGCATTGTCCTCAACCAGCGCGCCAGCGATGCCACACTGCTGACCAAGCCGATTGAACTCGTCAAGGCCGGCACCGGTACCGCGGCGAGCGCCTTCCACATGGACGTGCCCGATGTCGGGCTGGTCCACTACTCGCTGGCCTACAACGCCGGCAGCTTCGGCCTGACCGCCCAGGCAGGTGCTCCTGTCTATCGCCTCGCGCGGATCGGTGAGGGCGCACAGGCTGTATGGGATCAGTCAGCGCAGGCGTGGAGTTCGCACATGGCGCAGCTTCGCGACGACGCACAGCCCGGCACCCACGTGTGGGGTCAGGTCTATGGCGGTGTCTCCAACCGTGACGCTTCGCAATCGATCGATGGCACCGACTATTCCCTGGACTATCGTCAGGACTTCTACGGGTTCCAGGTGGGCGTCGATCTGGGCGGGTCGGTGGAGGATGCGAGCGCGAGCGTGTTCGGCGTGACGGCAGGCTACATCAGCTCACGCCAGAACTTCGAGCAGGGCGGCGACCGGGCCGCGTTCGATACCGTCAACGTCGGGGCCTACGGCTCGGTCAAGCGCGGAGCCTTCTTCGCCAATGCGTTGGGCCAGTACGCCCACCACTCGATCGACGCGCATGGCCGGGTGCTCGACTGGTCGGACAAGACCGATGGCAACAGCTACGGCGTCCAGGGCGAGGTCGGCGCACGGCTGGGCTCGGACAAGGTCTTCGTCGAGCCGCTCGCCTCGCTGGCATGGCAGAAGGCCGATATCGGCGGGCTGGATCTGCTGGGTCAGTCGGTCACCTTCGGCAATCTCGACGGGCTGACCGGCAAGCTGGGTGCGCGCATCGGCGGGACGGCCAAGGTCTTCGGAACCGAAGCGATATTCTATGCCCGGGGCACCTACGTCCACCAGTTCGACGGCAAACCTGCCGCGACGCTGGTGAGCGGCGGGACTTCGCAGGACATCGAAGGGCGCCGCATGGGCGACTACGGCCAGGCGGCACTTGGCGTGACCATCCTTTCCGATGGCCCGGTCAGCGGCTTCATCGAAGGAAATGCCGCCTTCGGATCGTCCACCAAGGGCGGCGGCGGCCGCGCCGGTGTGCGCTTCCAGTTCTGA